In Arthrobacter ramosus, one DNA window encodes the following:
- a CDS encoding sugar ABC transporter substrate-binding protein has translation MKRRNLSALAVVAVVAVFATGCGAQSSSSSSAGPKVTIDAGGTPVEVQGPIRLAYFAPGTSNAWLQASTNTVKAAVEKIPGATVTVFDAKWDGTTQFNQVQNALQSGRFNAAIIDPINDQIMCDPMSKTAASKGIVVSVIAVPLCGRALKIKDEQYTPGTLNYIGGTDSQTVFDGYIDYMAKENPGKQTVIALSGPQLFGVTKNLNAAIEKAKAAHPEFNIISVVDTDYSLAQGQSKLAPLLQANPDTTVVFSAANSDVTQGAYQALKAAGMLDKVKLYDKGASKWAIDQLRSGAVAASSPYYPATMAQQSVNAIADAFAGKKVPTYLPNDGATLTGDALQSGVQILNKADGLKFNAEY, from the coding sequence ATGAAACGTCGTAATCTTTCCGCTCTCGCAGTTGTCGCAGTTGTTGCTGTCTTCGCCACGGGGTGTGGAGCCCAGTCGTCGTCCTCCTCCTCGGCTGGCCCGAAGGTCACCATCGATGCGGGGGGAACGCCCGTGGAAGTGCAGGGCCCGATACGTCTGGCCTACTTTGCGCCGGGAACGAGCAACGCCTGGCTGCAGGCATCCACAAACACCGTGAAGGCAGCGGTCGAAAAGATCCCGGGCGCCACCGTCACGGTTTTCGATGCGAAATGGGACGGAACGACTCAGTTCAATCAGGTCCAGAACGCTTTGCAGAGCGGCCGGTTCAATGCAGCCATCATCGACCCGATCAACGACCAGATCATGTGCGACCCGATGTCAAAGACCGCCGCGTCCAAAGGAATCGTCGTTTCCGTCATCGCAGTACCCCTGTGTGGCAGGGCACTGAAGATCAAGGACGAGCAGTACACGCCAGGAACACTGAACTACATCGGCGGCACCGACAGCCAGACCGTATTCGACGGCTACATCGATTACATGGCCAAGGAAAACCCAGGGAAACAGACCGTTATCGCGTTGAGCGGTCCGCAGCTCTTCGGTGTGACCAAGAACCTGAACGCCGCGATCGAAAAAGCCAAGGCGGCCCATCCGGAGTTCAACATCATCTCCGTCGTTGACACGGACTACTCCCTGGCCCAGGGCCAGTCGAAACTGGCCCCGCTGCTGCAGGCAAACCCGGACACGACCGTCGTGTTCAGCGCAGCCAATTCTGACGTCACCCAGGGCGCCTATCAGGCGCTCAAGGCCGCAGGGATGCTCGACAAGGTGAAGCTGTATGACAAGGGCGCATCAAAGTGGGCCATCGACCAGCTGCGCAGCGGCGCCGTCGCTGCCTCATCCCCTTACTACCCCGCAACCATGGCCCAGCAGTCCGTCAACGCGATCGCCGACGCCTTCGCCGGCAAGAAAGTACCGACTTATCTCCCGAACGACGGCGCGACGCTGACCGGTGATGCGCTGCAGTCCGGTGTTCAGATCCTGAACAAGGCAGATGGCCTTAAGTTCAACGCCGAGTACTAG
- a CDS encoding GlcG/HbpS family heme-binding protein has product MPKKPAPQQRHVRVLSYDEARLVLDAALARAKEISVPASVAVLDAGRELLAFGRHDLAPLLTGEVARAKAYTSGSLRQPSGALLEPTRPGGDFYGLQHGSDHALITFAGGMPLFDGKDLVGSVGASGGSVEEDTAIAQAAVEAFEGMGK; this is encoded by the coding sequence ATGCCGAAGAAACCAGCACCACAGCAGCGCCATGTGCGGGTCCTCTCCTATGACGAAGCCAGGCTCGTCCTGGACGCCGCACTTGCCAGGGCGAAAGAGATATCGGTACCGGCAAGCGTTGCTGTTCTAGACGCCGGCAGGGAACTTTTGGCGTTTGGACGACATGACTTGGCCCCATTGCTGACCGGAGAAGTAGCGCGCGCCAAGGCCTACACCTCAGGATCGCTCCGGCAGCCATCCGGAGCTCTGCTCGAGCCCACCCGTCCCGGTGGAGACTTCTACGGCCTACAACACGGGTCGGATCACGCACTCATCACCTTCGCCGGCGGGATGCCTCTTTTCGACGGCAAGGATCTCGTGGGGTCGGTCGGGGCCAGCGGCGGTTCCGTCGAAGAAGACACGGCAATCGCACAAGCGGCAGTGGAAGCATTCGAAGGGATGGGAAAATGA
- a CDS encoding SDR family NAD(P)-dependent oxidoreductase — protein MTKTTAGLLTGRRVVLTGAAANIGAAIADRFGEEGASIVIGDIDTGAQGTVDRLRDQGVQALFVRTDVSDAASMENLFHEAASFLGGIDVIVNNAGVQRSAPITELAESDWDLHMAVNAKSCFLAAKYGIPFLRNSPGDKSIVNMASAGGIKAPPGLTGYSASKGAIIAFTKTLAGELGHEGVRVNCVAPGWIDTSFNDPVVAHMGGRDAQAKSIEASVPLRRQGTPDEVAEAFLFLASNASTFVTGQTLIVDGGSS, from the coding sequence ATGACGAAAACAACAGCTGGTCTTCTCACGGGGCGTCGGGTAGTGCTTACCGGAGCCGCAGCCAATATCGGCGCAGCCATTGCCGACAGGTTCGGCGAAGAAGGCGCCTCGATCGTCATTGGTGACATCGACACCGGAGCGCAGGGCACAGTGGACCGCCTCAGGGATCAAGGCGTCCAGGCCCTGTTCGTGCGCACAGATGTGTCCGACGCCGCCAGCATGGAAAACCTGTTCCACGAGGCAGCGTCGTTCCTTGGCGGCATCGACGTTATCGTCAACAACGCAGGAGTGCAGCGATCCGCGCCAATCACGGAACTCGCGGAGTCGGACTGGGACCTGCACATGGCCGTTAACGCGAAGTCGTGCTTTCTCGCGGCCAAGTACGGCATCCCCTTCCTCCGGAACTCGCCTGGAGATAAGTCCATCGTCAATATGGCATCGGCCGGTGGCATCAAGGCGCCGCCGGGACTCACCGGGTACTCCGCATCAAAAGGCGCGATCATTGCCTTCACAAAGACTCTCGCCGGTGAGCTCGGCCATGAAGGAGTCCGCGTCAACTGCGTTGCCCCGGGCTGGATAGACACCTCCTTCAACGATCCCGTTGTGGCCCACATGGGGGGCCGGGACGCGCAAGCGAAATCCATCGAAGCGAGCGTTCCGCTGCGGCGCCAAGGTACGCCCGACGAAGTGGCCGAAGCCTTCCTGTTTCTGGCCTCAAACGCATCGACGTTCGTAACAGGTCAAACTCTGATCGTCGACGGTGGATCGTCCTGA
- a CDS encoding N-acyl homoserine lactonase family protein, with protein sequence MTNSDTYQVSIVKFGTRSTVKSDVYLNFHIYKTADEPVDMDYFFWVIRNGRRTVVVDTGFSRHGGEVRNRTFLIEPAAAFAALGVDPREAPQVVVTHAHYDHIGNLDLFPVSNIIMARAELEFWLSSFASRKQFKHSIETEELDYLKRAAGEGRITTFDDDYTVAPGIRVSRVGGHTPGQSIVTVQTSEGQVVLASDAIHYYEEFDQDIPFMFVNDVREMYAGFDTIRKLMSTNASHLVTGHDPSTLERFSPVKAGPLAGLAATIGRKEEQS encoded by the coding sequence ATGACGAACAGCGATACGTATCAAGTCAGCATTGTGAAATTCGGTACCCGATCCACGGTGAAGAGCGATGTTTACCTGAACTTTCACATCTACAAAACGGCTGATGAGCCCGTGGATATGGACTACTTCTTCTGGGTGATCCGCAACGGGCGACGTACCGTCGTCGTCGACACGGGCTTTTCCCGGCACGGCGGGGAGGTGCGGAACCGCACCTTCCTCATCGAGCCGGCGGCGGCGTTCGCGGCCTTGGGCGTGGATCCCCGAGAGGCGCCGCAAGTTGTTGTCACCCACGCGCACTATGACCACATCGGAAATCTGGATCTGTTCCCGGTATCGAACATCATCATGGCCCGCGCTGAACTGGAGTTCTGGCTCAGCAGCTTCGCCTCCCGCAAACAGTTCAAGCACTCGATAGAAACCGAGGAACTGGATTACCTGAAGCGTGCGGCGGGGGAGGGCAGGATCACCACCTTCGACGACGACTACACGGTGGCCCCCGGCATCCGCGTCTCACGGGTTGGCGGCCACACGCCTGGCCAGTCGATCGTCACGGTGCAAACCAGCGAGGGCCAAGTGGTGCTCGCCTCCGATGCCATCCACTACTACGAGGAATTCGACCAGGACATACCGTTCATGTTCGTCAACGACGTGCGGGAAATGTATGCCGGATTCGACACGATCCGGAAGCTGATGTCCACAAACGCCAGCCATCTCGTGACAGGCCACGATCCCTCCACGCTGGAGCGGTTCAGCCCCGTCAAGGCTGGCCCGCTGGCCGGACTAGCAGCAACCATCGGCAGAAAGGAAGAACAGTCATGA
- a CDS encoding SDR family NAD(P)-dependent oxidoreductase, which produces MTILRFDGKVAVVTGAAGGLGRASAWRLAAEGAHVIVVDINADAAAEVARSLPTRSIAVAADVANEADVHNYMQEALDAFGRVDLYHLNAGIFGKFAALPDVEVEDFDRVMDVNVRGQFLGMRAAFRQFAAQGTGGNIAITASIASLTGAADLLAYHTSKHAVVGLVHGGSVYGGPLGIRVNAVAPGIVPTDLFAAAATTTGGKNDMAQRASTTPLRRAGTVEEIAGVVAFLLSDDSAYVTGQVIAADGGASIVNTVRPSGGAGAWDTTSVDEAIYGNNFQRTGQ; this is translated from the coding sequence ATGACCATCCTGCGTTTTGACGGCAAAGTGGCCGTCGTTACCGGCGCGGCCGGCGGCCTGGGCAGAGCATCGGCCTGGCGGCTCGCTGCGGAGGGCGCACACGTCATCGTCGTCGACATCAACGCCGACGCCGCCGCCGAGGTCGCGCGATCGCTGCCCACCAGGTCTATCGCCGTGGCAGCCGATGTGGCGAACGAGGCCGACGTCCACAACTACATGCAGGAGGCGCTGGACGCCTTCGGCCGCGTGGACCTATACCACCTGAACGCCGGGATCTTCGGCAAATTCGCGGCACTGCCGGATGTCGAGGTGGAGGATTTCGACCGGGTCATGGACGTGAACGTCCGCGGGCAGTTCCTGGGCATGCGGGCGGCATTCCGGCAGTTCGCCGCGCAGGGCACCGGGGGCAACATTGCCATCACGGCGTCGATCGCAAGCCTCACGGGGGCTGCGGACCTGCTGGCTTACCACACGTCCAAACACGCCGTTGTGGGACTGGTTCATGGCGGCTCCGTCTACGGCGGTCCGCTGGGCATCCGGGTCAACGCGGTGGCGCCGGGAATCGTGCCCACCGATCTTTTCGCCGCCGCCGCAACCACCACCGGTGGCAAGAATGACATGGCGCAGCGCGCCAGCACCACCCCGCTGCGCCGGGCCGGCACCGTCGAGGAGATCGCCGGCGTCGTGGCCTTCCTGCTGAGCGATGACTCGGCGTACGTGACCGGCCAGGTGATCGCGGCCGATGGCGGAGCCTCCATTGTGAACACCGTCAGGCCCAGCGGCGGCGCCGGGGCGTGGGACACCACCAGCGTGGACGAGGCCATCTATGGCAACAACTTCCAGAGGACAGGACAATGA
- a CDS encoding NAD(P)-dependent oxidoreductase: MGHHQRGRGHLWQQLPEDRTMSELRIGFIGLGNMGGRMATCITRAGKEVLGYDPVSANVSAAGATSAGSAADVADDSDIILLSLPKSAVVEAVLLGNGGVLDHLRDGQIVVDLSTSAPGSTRMIAGKVAAVGASYLDAGISGGAVAAEKGELVLMVGGEEIVLDRVRPTLELFSSRIFYTGASGAGHTTKLINNFLNAITLSATAEAMVAGKKAGLDLEVLLDVINNSSGVSFASLNRFPKIIKGDYLRGGLTNALMMKDVLAYVELAGDLGVASPNSAGPLASFGLANALGYSDQISNTVVDAIGDVSGGVRLFDPAPAGRHAPEEPHSAQERP; this comes from the coding sequence GTGGGACACCACCAGCGTGGACGAGGCCATCTATGGCAACAACTTCCAGAGGACAGGACAATGAGCGAACTCCGTATTGGATTTATCGGCCTTGGCAACATGGGCGGCCGCATGGCCACCTGCATCACAAGGGCTGGAAAGGAAGTACTGGGCTACGACCCCGTCTCAGCAAATGTCTCGGCAGCAGGCGCCACGTCCGCCGGAAGCGCGGCGGACGTGGCGGACGACTCGGACATTATCCTCCTCTCCCTGCCCAAGAGTGCGGTCGTGGAGGCCGTGTTGCTCGGCAACGGGGGCGTCCTGGATCACCTCCGAGACGGGCAGATCGTCGTGGACCTGAGCACCTCCGCCCCCGGCTCCACTCGCATGATTGCCGGAAAAGTCGCCGCGGTCGGCGCGAGCTACCTGGACGCCGGCATCTCCGGTGGAGCGGTCGCCGCAGAAAAAGGCGAATTGGTCCTGATGGTGGGCGGTGAAGAGATCGTCCTTGATCGTGTACGGCCGACGCTGGAACTCTTCTCCAGTAGAATCTTCTACACCGGAGCATCAGGGGCGGGCCACACGACCAAGCTCATCAACAACTTCCTGAACGCCATCACCTTGTCGGCCACGGCGGAAGCAATGGTTGCCGGTAAGAAGGCCGGCCTGGACCTCGAGGTGCTGCTGGATGTCATCAACAACAGCTCAGGGGTCAGTTTCGCGTCGCTGAATAGGTTCCCGAAGATCATCAAGGGGGACTACCTCAGGGGCGGCCTCACCAACGCCCTGATGATGAAGGACGTGCTGGCTTACGTGGAACTGGCAGGGGACCTCGGCGTGGCAAGTCCCAATTCCGCCGGTCCGCTGGCGAGCTTCGGTCTGGCCAACGCCCTCGGCTACTCCGATCAGATCAGCAACACAGTGGTCGACGCCATCGGTGACGTGTCCGGCGGCGTCCGGCTCTTCGACCCGGCTCCGGCCGGCCGTCATGCGCCCGAAGAGCCCCACTCAGCGCAGGAGCGGCCATGA
- a CDS encoding cupin domain-containing protein has product MRIINGPGQDGTAGKAGSQFSGTAFPYLTMASTDGVTINTVNFTPGARTYWHHHENGQILQILAGRGLIHADGEDNPRVLNAGDTVWCPPGERHWHGAATDSFMTHTAVSLGLTHWAEPVEESDYTKTPELRKE; this is encoded by the coding sequence ATGAGGATCATCAACGGACCTGGGCAGGATGGCACGGCAGGCAAGGCCGGTTCGCAGTTCAGCGGCACCGCTTTCCCGTACCTAACGATGGCGTCCACGGATGGCGTCACGATCAACACCGTCAACTTCACCCCCGGCGCCAGAACGTACTGGCACCACCACGAAAACGGCCAAATCCTCCAGATCCTTGCCGGGCGCGGTCTCATCCATGCAGACGGCGAGGACAATCCCCGTGTGCTCAACGCCGGCGATACCGTGTGGTGCCCGCCGGGGGAACGCCACTGGCACGGGGCTGCAACAGACTCGTTCATGACGCACACGGCAGTTTCCCTTGGCCTGACCCATTGGGCCGAACCGGTCGAAGAATCCGACTACACCAAAACCCCAGAGCTCCGGAAGGAATAA
- a CDS encoding carboxymuconolactone decarboxylase family protein, protein MHPNETHARTYEEGLATRKEVLGASHVERSLGQVSEFSRPIQELVTEYCWGAVWNREGLDRRSRSMINLAMLTALNRSHELGVHVRGAINNGVTEQEIQEILMQTAIYVGVPAALESFRVAEKVLNELRVSETP, encoded by the coding sequence ATGCACCCCAACGAAACCCACGCCAGAACGTACGAAGAGGGACTGGCCACCCGCAAGGAGGTGCTTGGCGCGAGCCACGTGGAACGCTCCCTCGGGCAGGTGTCCGAGTTCAGCCGTCCGATCCAAGAACTTGTCACCGAGTACTGCTGGGGCGCCGTCTGGAACCGTGAAGGCCTGGACCGCCGCAGCCGCAGCATGATCAACCTGGCAATGCTCACCGCCCTGAACCGCTCCCACGAACTTGGGGTCCACGTCCGCGGCGCCATCAACAACGGCGTCACGGAACAGGAAATCCAGGAAATACTTATGCAGACTGCCATCTACGTCGGCGTCCCGGCGGCCCTGGAATCCTTCCGGGTGGCAGAGAAGGTGCTGAACGAACTCAGGGTTAGTGAGACGCCATGA
- a CDS encoding NAD(P)-dependent oxidoreductase, producing MTTIAFIGLGNMGSPMAQRLLAAGHRVRGFDLSEDAKARLTTAGGASFGSPAEAVSGATVVILMLPNSDVVESVITSPEVTAALAVNTLVIDMGSSEPMRSKDLEQRLRTHNIRFVDAPVSGGVIGAENGTLTVMAGGDEQDLAEAGDVLDVFGTVKRAGQVGAGHAAKALNNLMSATHLLVSSEAILAGQSFGVEPELLLQIVNGSSGKSGSTENKWPNFILPRSYNSGFTLRLMLKDMKIAIDLADQVHAASRLSHAAVKLWEEAAEALPESADHTEIARWVAETSQEPAASHG from the coding sequence ATGACCACAATTGCCTTCATCGGTCTGGGGAACATGGGCTCGCCGATGGCGCAGCGCCTGCTGGCCGCCGGCCACAGGGTCAGGGGCTTCGACCTTTCCGAGGATGCTAAAGCCAGACTCACGACCGCAGGAGGAGCCAGCTTCGGATCACCGGCAGAAGCCGTCTCCGGAGCAACCGTCGTGATCTTGATGCTGCCAAACTCCGATGTCGTCGAAAGCGTCATCACCAGCCCCGAAGTGACAGCCGCGCTGGCCGTTAACACCCTGGTGATCGACATGGGCTCCAGCGAACCAATGCGCAGCAAGGATCTGGAACAGCGGCTAAGGACACACAACATCCGATTCGTCGACGCCCCTGTATCCGGTGGCGTGATAGGTGCCGAGAACGGCACGCTCACCGTCATGGCCGGCGGCGACGAGCAGGACCTTGCGGAAGCTGGCGACGTGCTGGATGTCTTTGGAACAGTCAAGCGGGCAGGCCAAGTCGGAGCGGGACACGCTGCAAAGGCCCTGAACAACCTCATGTCGGCAACCCACCTGCTCGTGAGTAGCGAAGCCATCCTGGCCGGGCAGAGTTTCGGGGTGGAACCGGAGCTGCTGCTGCAGATCGTCAACGGGTCCAGCGGCAAAAGCGGTTCGACAGAGAACAAATGGCCCAACTTCATCCTGCCAAGGAGCTACAACTCCGGATTCACCCTGAGACTGATGCTCAAGGACATGAAGATCGCCATAGATCTCGCGGACCAGGTGCATGCAGCCTCGCGGCTCAGCCATGCGGCAGTGAAGCTTTGGGAAGAAGCGGCCGAAGCCCTGCCGGAGAGTGCCGACCACACAGAAATCGCCCGCTGGGTGGCTGAGACTTCACAAGAGCCAGCAGCCAGCCACGGGTAA
- a CDS encoding GntR family transcriptional regulator, translated as MNGPNSLAETWTSEPLGRVAAPVREQVADRLRAAITGLKLQPGQRLVERELMEQLGVSRTTIREAIRELSSEGLVTVVPQKGAVVSRPTRSESEDLYEVRGALESMIVLRFIERATDSEIELLQAAVAHYRSETEQHIDDMQVILTAKDGIYAVLIAGARSQPLRQLIEQIQARVHVLRATSLSRPGRAIEAVVEMEAIVAAIVKHDAPLATALYTAHIRRAARTALAAFDD; from the coding sequence ATGAACGGTCCCAACTCGTTGGCCGAAACCTGGACGTCGGAGCCGCTCGGGCGCGTCGCTGCCCCGGTCCGTGAGCAGGTGGCGGACCGCTTGCGGGCAGCGATCACCGGTCTGAAGCTCCAACCCGGGCAACGTCTGGTGGAGCGCGAACTCATGGAACAGCTCGGCGTCTCCCGGACCACGATCCGGGAAGCGATCCGGGAGCTTTCTTCCGAGGGACTGGTGACGGTGGTACCCCAAAAGGGCGCTGTCGTCAGCCGGCCTACGCGGTCTGAGTCTGAAGACCTCTATGAGGTGCGCGGGGCTCTGGAGTCCATGATTGTGCTGCGGTTCATCGAACGCGCAACCGACTCTGAAATCGAACTGCTGCAGGCGGCCGTAGCCCACTACCGTTCCGAAACCGAGCAGCACATCGACGACATGCAGGTGATTCTCACGGCCAAGGATGGGATCTACGCTGTCCTGATCGCAGGGGCCCGCAGCCAGCCGCTCCGCCAGCTCATCGAGCAGATTCAGGCCCGGGTGCACGTGCTCCGAGCCACATCGCTGTCCCGCCCGGGACGCGCGATCGAAGCCGTAGTGGAGATGGAAGCGATCGTCGCGGCCATTGTCAAACACGATGCTCCCCTCGCTACGGCGCTCTACACGGCACACATCCGACGAGCCGCGCGCACCGCACTTGCGGCTTTCGACGATTAG
- a CDS encoding carboxymuconolactone decarboxylase family protein encodes MDLTPRQQEVKQNFIDVRGSWSHSWEAILALSPEFLSGYLSLSSVPWTKNRLEDKIKEFIYIAVDSAATHMYLPGVRQHVKAALRLGASSAEIMEVVELASTLGVHAMNVGVPILCEVLDESGMRPAKRPPTEDQEKVKKEFTQNRGCSNKTWDDILELDPEYVEAYAEFSSASWKYGPLAPKVKEFIYIACDTAATHLYERGTKLHMENALHYGATVEEIIEVLEIASVIGIHAATTAAPIILEEIAAFEAEKTAS; translated from the coding sequence GTGGATTTAACCCCCCGACAGCAGGAAGTCAAACAGAACTTTATCGACGTCCGTGGCTCCTGGAGCCATTCATGGGAGGCCATCCTGGCTCTCAGCCCCGAGTTCCTGTCCGGTTACCTCTCCCTCTCATCCGTGCCGTGGACAAAGAACAGGCTAGAGGACAAGATCAAGGAGTTCATCTACATCGCCGTGGACAGCGCCGCTACCCACATGTATCTGCCGGGGGTGCGTCAACACGTCAAGGCAGCATTGAGGCTTGGCGCCTCCTCAGCGGAAATCATGGAGGTCGTGGAACTGGCCAGCACCCTGGGCGTGCACGCTATGAACGTCGGCGTGCCGATTCTCTGTGAAGTGCTGGACGAATCCGGCATGCGGCCCGCGAAGCGGCCGCCCACTGAGGACCAGGAGAAAGTGAAGAAGGAATTCACCCAAAACCGCGGCTGCTCGAACAAGACCTGGGACGACATTCTGGAACTGGATCCAGAATACGTTGAAGCATACGCGGAGTTCTCCTCGGCCTCCTGGAAGTACGGGCCCTTGGCGCCCAAGGTCAAAGAATTCATTTACATCGCGTGTGATACCGCTGCCACACATCTTTACGAACGCGGAACCAAGCTGCACATGGAAAACGCCCTGCACTACGGCGCCACAGTGGAGGAGATCATCGAAGTGCTTGAGATAGCCAGCGTTATCGGTATCCACGCCGCCACGACCGCCGCCCCCATCATCCTTGAAGAAATCGCCGCATTCGAAGCAGAAAAGACCGCATCATGA
- a CDS encoding NAD-dependent succinate-semialdehyde dehydrogenase — protein sequence MNTQPTVTAERESAMLATVPTGLLIDGHWRPAASGKTFDIEDPATGKVLLSIADAGPEDAASALDAAASAQDSWAKVSPRERGEILRRAFEIVTARAEDFALLMTLEMGKPLEEARGEVTYGAEFLRWFSEEAVRAFGRYSVSPDGKSRMLVTKKPVGPCLLITPWNFPLAMATRKIAPAVAAGCTMVLKSANLTPLTSQLFAAVMVEAGLPAGVLNVIPTSTAGATTGPLIKDSRLRKLSFTGSTEVGRRLLADASETVLRTSMELGGNAPFVVFEDADVDAAVAGAMLAKLRNMGEACTAANRFIVHESVAQEFAKKFAAKMAEMTTARGTQAESKVGPLIDAKSRDKVHELVTDAVRDGAVLIMGGAPVEGPGYFYQPTLLLDVREGTRILSEEIFGPVAPIITFVTEDEAVRLANNTDYGLVAYVFTKDLNRGLRMGERLETGMLGLNAGVISNAAAPFGGVKQSGLGREGGLEGIEEYLYTQYIGIADPYAS from the coding sequence ATGAACACACAACCCACCGTTACTGCGGAACGCGAGAGCGCCATGCTGGCCACTGTTCCCACCGGTCTGCTGATCGACGGACACTGGCGTCCAGCCGCGTCCGGGAAGACCTTCGACATCGAGGACCCGGCTACGGGCAAAGTGCTGCTTAGCATCGCAGATGCCGGACCCGAAGATGCCGCCTCGGCCTTGGATGCCGCGGCGTCGGCGCAGGATTCCTGGGCAAAGGTCTCCCCGCGTGAACGCGGGGAGATTCTTCGAAGGGCCTTTGAGATAGTCACGGCCCGCGCGGAGGATTTCGCGCTGCTGATGACCCTTGAGATGGGAAAGCCGTTGGAAGAGGCCCGCGGCGAGGTGACCTACGGGGCGGAGTTCCTGCGCTGGTTCTCCGAGGAAGCCGTCCGTGCATTCGGCCGATACTCGGTGTCCCCGGACGGGAAGTCCCGGATGTTGGTGACCAAGAAGCCGGTGGGCCCCTGCCTCCTGATCACGCCGTGGAACTTCCCGCTGGCCATGGCGACCCGCAAGATCGCCCCCGCGGTCGCCGCCGGCTGCACCATGGTGCTCAAATCTGCCAACCTGACTCCGCTGACCTCGCAGCTCTTCGCCGCCGTGATGGTCGAAGCCGGGCTGCCGGCCGGTGTGTTGAACGTGATCCCGACGTCCACCGCGGGTGCCACCACGGGCCCGCTGATCAAGGATTCCCGATTACGCAAGCTCTCCTTCACCGGTTCCACAGAGGTCGGCCGCCGGCTGCTCGCCGACGCCTCCGAGACTGTCCTGCGGACCTCGATGGAGCTCGGCGGCAACGCCCCGTTCGTGGTGTTCGAGGACGCCGACGTTGACGCCGCCGTCGCAGGTGCGATGCTAGCCAAACTGCGGAACATGGGCGAGGCCTGCACCGCAGCGAATCGCTTCATCGTCCATGAGTCTGTGGCACAGGAGTTCGCGAAGAAGTTCGCAGCGAAGATGGCGGAGATGACCACCGCTCGCGGCACCCAAGCCGAGTCCAAGGTCGGTCCGCTGATAGATGCCAAGAGCCGGGACAAGGTCCACGAACTCGTGACCGACGCTGTGCGCGATGGTGCCGTCTTAATCATGGGCGGGGCACCGGTGGAGGGTCCGGGCTACTTCTACCAGCCCACCCTCCTCCTCGATGTACGCGAGGGCACCCGGATCCTCTCCGAGGAGATTTTCGGGCCCGTCGCGCCGATCATCACCTTCGTCACCGAAGATGAGGCCGTGCGCCTGGCAAACAACACCGACTACGGCCTCGTGGCCTACGTCTTCACGAAGGACCTCAACCGGGGCCTCCGGATGGGCGAACGCCTCGAGACCGGCATGCTCGGCCTGAACGCTGGAGTGATCTCCAACGCAGCTGCACCGTTCGGCGGCGTCAAGCAGTCCGGCCTGGGCCGCGAAGGCGGCCTCGAAGGCATCGAGGAATACCTCTACACCCAGTACATCGGCATCGCCGACCCATACGCCAGCTAA